A genome region from Erythrolamprus reginae isolate rEryReg1 chromosome 4, rEryReg1.hap1, whole genome shotgun sequence includes the following:
- the LOC139166484 gene encoding NXPE family member 3-like, producing the protein MLQKPLDDNSIYMMLDNSEIDICGIWTATYVGEKETRGVMWLCCSRTHILCCFLAILAILVLVHNFYQLQNLNTTGLKWLVEENESQPSLHTNRTRRKLYCGYEHQVLSKIEQEEEDSLLAALQWPKPPKNKVPFVRSTDPFHSNFMILNNGNFKVGDQLEVLVQMRDYDGNPKQYGGDYLQSRIHSAYLKAGAIGRTVDYQNGSYGMFFTLLWPGEVTVSVSLVHPSEGIQLLQRLQEEKSDRVYFKSIFKLGKISEVTICNVCLPGGMPVCNFTDRYTGEPWFCYKPRRLPCATRTSHFKGGYKKSLLTSEENKFFQSGVNIKMPISSIGPDSVIVRPLGNAEMDSLERSHNSDVFPSGYYYQDEWQQRTQLIRHFKKPSDITECLQGKLIYLFGDSTIRQWFEYLTKFVPDLVELNLGSPEKVGPRMAVDPKHNILLNFRCHGPPLRATTVFSNQLHYIANELNRIIGEKNTVIAITIWAHFSTYPIEVYIKRLRNIRRSVVRLLDRSPETYIVIKTANVQNLDPEFSLFNSDWYSYKLDTIMRKMFSGIGVYFVDAWEMTLAHRLPHNIHPEEIIVKNQLDAFLTFICPLAH; encoded by the exons ATGTTACAGAAGCCTCTTGATGATAACAGTATTTATATGATGCTGGATAATAGTGAAATTGACATCTGTGGAATATGGACAGCAACTTACGTGGGTGAGAAAGAGACGAGGGGGGTCATGTGGCTTTGTTGCTCCAGAACCCATATTTTGTGCTGCTTTCTGGCAATTTTGGCTATTTTGGTATTAGTCCACAACTTTTATCAACTACAG aaTCTCAATACCACAGGTTTAAAATGGTTGGTAGAAGAGAATGAATCACAACCTTCGTTGCATACAAATAGGACACGAAGGAAGCTGTACTGTGGTTATGAGCATCAGGTTTTGTCCAAGATTGAACAAGAGGAAGAAGATTCTTTATTGGCTGctctacaatggccaaaaccTCCTAAGAACAAAGTTCCCTTTGTAAGGAGTACTGACCCTTTCCATAGCAACTTTATGATACTAAATAATGGTAATTTCAAAGTTGGTGATCAGCTGGAAGTACTTGTCCAAATGAGGGATTATGATGGAAACCCAAAGCAATATGGTGGCGATTACCTTCAGTCAAGAATTCATTCAGCATATCTGAAAGCAGGAGCCATTGGAAGAACTGTAGATTATCAGAATGGATCATACGGAATGTTTTTCACTTTACTTTGGCCAGGGGAGGTCACAGTATCTGTGTCCTTGGTTCATCCTAGTGAAGGAATCCAACTCCTTCAACGTTTACAAGAAGAGAAATCAGACAGagtttattttaaaagtatattCAAATTAGGAAAGATTTCAGAAGTTACTATATGCAATGTGTGTTTGCCTGGAGGCATGCCAGTCTGTAACTTTACAGATCGCTATACTGGAGAACCATGGTTTTGTTACAAGCCAAGAAGACTCCCCTGTGCTACTAGGACAAGCCATTTTAAAGGGGGATATAAAAAGAGCCTTTTAACTTCAGAAGAGAATAAATTTTTTCAAAG tGGTGTGAATATAAAAATGCCAATATCTTCCATCGGGCCTGATTCTGTGATTGTAAGACCTTTGGGAAATGCAG AAATGGACAGTCTAGAAAGATCTCACAACTCCGATGTATTTCCTTCTGGTTACTATTATCAAGATGAATGGCAACAAAGGACGCAGTTGATTCGGCATTTTAAAAAGCCATCAGATATTACTGAATGTTTACAGGGGaaacttatttacttgtttggaGACTCTACAATCAGACAGTGGTTTGAATATCTGACAAAATTTGTTCCAG atctTGTGGAATTAAACCTTGGAAGTCCTGAGAAAGTTGGTCCTCGTATGGCTGTGGACCCAAAGCACAACATTTTACTAAATTTTCGTTGCCATGGCCCTCCCCTTCGTGCTACCACAGTTTTTAGCAATCAGCTGCATTATATTGCCAATGAATTGAATCGTATCATTGGTGAGAAGAACACTGTGATAGCCATAACTATTTGGGCTCACTTTAGCACTTATCCTATAGAAGTGTACATCAAGAGATTGAGAAATATTCGCAGGTCAGTTGTTCGGCTATTGGACCGGAGCCCCGAAACTTATATAGTTATCAAAACTGCCAATGTTCAAAACCTTGACCCAGAATTTAGCCTTTTCAACAGTGACTGGTATTCCTATAAGCTTGACACAATAATGAGGAAGATGTTCTCAGGAATTGGGGTGTACTTTGTGGATGCTTGGGAGATGACATTGGCTCACCGTTTGCCACATAACATACATCCAGAAGAAATTATTGTCAAAAATCAATTGGATGCTTTCTTGACTTTTATATGCCCACTAGCACACTAA